Genomic segment of Apium graveolens cultivar Ventura chromosome 7, ASM990537v1, whole genome shotgun sequence:
CACCCACAACACGCACAAGCTGAGACACAAAAGTGCACAcacaaaatagttttaaaaaaaatcattagTCATTTGAGGAAATGAACCGAATCCTAAGACTATATTGGTGTCAAGTACTCTGTAATGAGTATCCATGAATTTGTATCTATATCCTTATTACATGCATGTAATAGATACTACTACTactaattaataaatttatttcattattataaaaatattattgatTGCAAAATGTGCAAAAATGTTGGACTGAAGCTAATCCTCTATAAAAAGGAAGTGGGGGGGGGGGCGTAGCAGGTGGGATACCAGTGTACGATGGACCCCTATTAGCTCATCGCTCTCCACACAAGGAGCCAAAAGAAGCTTCACTTTAACCTATTTACATGTCACTTAGCACTTACCTCTCGCCAAGTGTCTGCCTAACTTGTGGGGGTATACATATAAGTTTTCTCTTTTAACTTGCTGTGTTTTCTTATGTAAACTCATTAAGAGTTTTCTACCGCTGCAGGTGAAACTGCACTCCAATGTGGGGTGCCCAGGCATCATGTGATTTAACATTTTTGTTAATACTATATTACAATTCACATATGTCACTGGCATATCAAATGTGTTAATACTAGGTGTCAAAAATTGGTGTCAACTTCATTTatgattttattataatcataatgatgtataaaatatcatttttctaatatattttaattaaatattttttattaaattaatgaAGTTCATATATTGGGATAGCAAGTGCTAATCATTGGGGTTGCTCTTTAAATTAAGGATCAGTTCTCGATTTGCCACATGACCAATTACGTGTAGATATATGCTTTAAAAAGTTTTATATCTTATTTTATGCATAAAGCATTTTCCGTTGTTAAATGCTACTTATCAAAAATTTTAATATTACCTCAATAAGAACTGGCATGTCGATCTTGTATGAACAGAAATTTGAACAAAATTACAAATACTAGCTCGTTTAGTTAATTAGCTAATTTAAGCCGAGCCAAATTCAGTTAAGCATGTACTGAATTCAAATAAAACTAGGTCTAAATTCGAAAAGTCAGTTGGACTCGAACTTAAAGTCAATGTTGCTTACAGTGGCAACGAAATTATCACGAATTTGTTAATATTATAGTAAAAAAAATTAGGACCCTAGCATTTTCGGTCGGTGAAAAAGAAAATATCTTACCCTGATTCTTGCATGCATATGCCTATATATCAAGGCGCACTCTTATACAAACCCATGCAGCCAAAAAAACTAATACAATACATACTAGTACGAAGTTCTGCCTACATAATATAAAGTGTGAGTGTGTGCGAATATATAACATTACCTCACACTTCATATATTTCTACCTTTCCGATATGAATTTCCGCCGGAAACCAACCGAAAAAACTTCTCGGCGAAGCTTCCACCGGGACTCAAAGCCTCTACACCCGCAAGACTTCGACGACGTGTTTGGCGGGCCACCACGTACGGTCTCTTCCCGCCAATTCGATCGGTCGGTCTACTTGTACGATGACATTTTCCATAATCCAGTGAGAATTGGCACTGAGAAAGGAAGCCGGAAGTTGCCGGAGTTTCAAATCCCGGCCACTCAAAGAGGCAGCGCTGGTTCAGGTGGCCGTAGGAGCGAAGAGTTTTGCAGTGACTTTTTAAGGATGGATTTTAATGAGGTTCGGAGATCGAGGTCAAGATCCAAGTCGAATTCATCATCAGCTTCCGTACTGAGCACGGAGGAATGTAGTCCGTTCCGTCCGCCAATCATCAGTGATGATGATATTTATTCGCCTGTTTATGCTTCCAAGCTCAGGTATGCAATCCTGTAAAAATATTACTCCTCGGTTCCCATTGGATTAATGTTAATTAACATCATTCTCTCCATGACAACTATGTTCGTTTTAGTTTCAAggaaaatttaaaaattaaaaaccaGTAATTCGgtaaaaaaaatttataaaattgttacaaaatgacatgataaatatgatgtgataatataaaataatataatcgATGCTATTATTGTAAATGAGGAGGgatatatttatatttaacaTTTATAACTATTTTGAAAACTGATTTTGGACCTAACATCTTGCATTAAAAATGGTAATAAACAGTGTTTTTGCTCAACAATTTTGCAAAAACATGCGGAATCTTTTTTGACGTGTGCTGTCTATATTTTTTCATTTGGTACGAATCTGatagattttttattttttaacatGAAGGCCAACAAGAGAACGGAAATGGGACGGATCCACTATGATGCATGAAGAACAACAAAGATATGATGAACCTCCGTATTTTCCATACAGTCGTCCTTCCAAACGATTTGCTGATGACCAACAGAGTGAGAATTTCAGAAGCACAATCTTTAATTTCTCAAGAAGGGCATCTTCACCGGAAAGCATGAGCCGAGGTGCTTATTCGTATTCTAGTGTCAAAGTGTCCCTAGTAGACGAAGATGACTACATGAGTGAACTTCACAAACAAggagatgatgatgatgacgacGACGACGATGAGATTAGCAGCTCCTATGTTATTGAAATTCAATCTACTTATAGGGAAAGGACAGATGAAGGAGTAGGGGTTGATGAAGCAATCGCATGGGCTAAAGAGAGCTATCAGTCGCATAGCTCACCAGAAAAATCATCTGCTGACATGACTGGTAATGTAGCTTGTAACTTTACCAACAAAACATTCAATAATTTTCTAATTTAGAAGCTACTAATAATATAATGAAAAAATATTGCAGAAAGATCTGTCCTCCAATTTCCAAGTAAGATGAAAacagaagaagaagaaagaaaaacAGATGAATCTGTAAGTTCCTTTGTTTTTTTTGTAATCAATGATCTGAAAGAATTCAAAAACATCGCAAAGTTTGACACATACTCTGAATTTATCATGTACAGAGGGAGATGGAATTGTTGGAAGAAGAGATTAAGTTGTGGTCATCTGGAAAAGAAAAGAACATCGAATTGCTGCTCTTAACACTACATGATGTAAGATTAATCTTAGTTATAGTTTGTTACTACATGTGATCATATCCTAATTTATAAGCTAACTAggaatttaatatatttttctgCTCTAAACATTCAGATATTATGGCCAAGTAGTGGTTGGTATCCGATCCCTCTGATGAACCTGTACGAGAGCTCGCATGTAAAGAAAGCTTACCAGAAAGCTCGACTTTGTCTTCATCCGGATAAATTACAACAAAGAAGTGCAACTCTCTTACAAAAGTACATCGCACAAAAAATATTTCCAATCTTACAGGTAAATTGTTGCATAAGAGTGCACCATGTGTCTTTCTGTGTGATAAAAAATACTGTGTGTGTAGTGTGTGCGCACCGGCGCCATTTCAATGAATGATGCTTGTAGCACAAAAACTCTTTAAATCACAACGTTTCATTATGGTTCGTTTTATGTACTTAAACAGGAAGCCTGGGCTGCATATGTATCGCAAGACGTCATCATTTCAGCTCGAGAATAGACATGCCGCATAATTATCCGACTCAGTTGAGAACTCCAGCTAGATTTGCAACAACTATGCGTCTTCAATTGTGGAATATATTGGTGTTGCTTGGAAAGACATATGAGAAATAATAAGTTAAAGATATGTACAGGATCATAAAAGTTTTGTATCGGACTCCTCACAAGTAATTGTGTTAGAAGGAGACTGATTAATACAATAATAAGCATGTTTTTAATAGAATTTGCGGCTTATGTTTGCCAGAGTATATAAACCAGAACTATTTAATTCTATATGTACACTACTTGATCATCAATGCCTATTAAAGGCCAACAAACTTGTTGGTAGAGTGGTTGAGCTTGTGTATCCCTTGCGCGAGGTTGTGCGTATGTAATTAATTAAAAAAGAGAATGTCTTTTGAAGATCAATGGTTCATTCAGATGCCTGTTTTTTTGTTGTTAGAACTCAAAAACATTTTAGTATTGTTAGTTTACACACCCTCAGTCCCATGTTTTATCATGCATAACATGTTGATCATCATTTGTGcataaacaaaaaaaaaaccACCACCTAGATAATCTAGCTAGACTTGTCTGTTTGACTGTTTATTTCTTTTTTTCTTGAATGGTCAGTTACTTAAAATTCATTAGTTTTTCTCTCACACTTCAGATAAGAACACACAACCCCTTCTCCGAAACTATTTAAAACTAAAAACAGAGAGGTATGCAATTTTCATGGCTGAACCCAGAGACGCGGCTACTTGATGGGTGGCTGAACCCAGTGACATGGCTACTAATCAAAGGAGTATAAGCAATGAAAACTATATTTGAAGTTTATGTACCATCTTGCATCGCGATGATAATTTTCTAAAGACTAAATTTGCAAATGCAATTCTGATGCTGGAAGATATGATCGACTACCAGCTTCATATGTGTATCATACAGAAATAATAAATGATAGGTGTTATGCCcgaaaattggtataaacaatattcagattgaGATAGATAAAATAGGCAAAATCGAAGGAGAAACTCCTGAAATCTAGGAAAAGATAAGATTAACTTTCCATAAAAAGATAGTAGGCGCGCCCTATGTAATGAAGACGCGCCTCATTGAGAAATGGGTAGATGGGAAATTATAGTCGTCCGTATAATGGACGGCGCGCCCTTAAAAGAAAGAGAAGGCGTGCCCAATTACTGAAGAGTGAGTGAGGAATTCCTTGATTGAATTCTGTCCCATGgtgagccttagggcgcgccctaagtgagAAAGGCTCTTTGGACGGATTACTCAGACATGATTACTTTGAGAGACTCTTACCTTGATTTTACTTGGATAGAAATAGGGCAAGCCCTAACGGTGCATAATTTACGGCGCGCCCTATAATATAAAATGACAAAAGAGGAggtcaaaggctgatgacacaAGGCGGCGCCAGCACACAGAAATGTTTGGGCACACCCTTAACCTCTACTTGGCACATAATGTAACTTTGACATGCTTCTTGGACGAACTCtttggaagattcaaggaagatgaagaatgttattactaacctatttgattcaggtactctattgaagaactccttcctgtagcacatctacaggaaaggcggtgtccgtggtcagagacctccaggggtatgcctggactgaaggcctcctcttgtagtcaatgggtgtcctcattggggatgtgaggtgaaatctggtgtgtgctttgggagctctgtctctgtagtcaacggatgtcctcgttgggagactttggagtatcctgcactttgcacccaaaagcttgggatcacttgtcctgtaatctggtaggggctccttatcgggggacaatgatgcgtccaacatttggggtgaaccacggctatacctgcgtccgcggactagagaaacagctggtagcggagggttattcttggccagggagatgccttatccgtgaagtctcgaagccgcggacgagccttggtcctttgtggttgggcctcatcggcggacattcctaaagctagtagaagacggtttccagtgggtttcctactgggccttgGGATAAGAAAtataagcccattaggtttcttgttccccaagaactacgtgggcttgattccctataaatagggatacgtaggcaaattgtaaggggtcagaagcgagagtgcaaaggagccaccactaaccctaagcaatctcagcccccaataatcaccaccaccaaacactgttcatcttttccgacgaatactATTCATCGGATCCACCGATTACTGTTCACGTTTTCGACGAAAAACCGCCATTACAGATCTTGTTTCTGGCTgcgaacctcaaactttgttgctcctaaattcctccgtcaacaaattggcgctagaaggaggggctaatca
This window contains:
- the LOC141671940 gene encoding uncharacterized protein LOC141671940 — its product is MNFRRKPTEKTSRRSFHRDSKPLHPQDFDDVFGGPPRTVSSRQFDRSVYLYDDIFHNPVRIGTEKGSRKLPEFQIPATQRGSAGSGGRRSEEFCSDFLRMDFNEVRRSRSRSKSNSSSASVLSTEECSPFRPPIISDDDIYSPVYASKLRPTRERKWDGSTMMHEEQQRYDEPPYFPYSRPSKRFADDQQSENFRSTIFNFSRRASSPESMSRGAYSYSSVKVSLVDEDDYMSELHKQGDDDDDDDDDEISSSYVIEIQSTYRERTDEGVGVDEAIAWAKESYQSHSSPEKSSADMTERSVLQFPSKMKTEEEERKTDESREMELLEEEIKLWSSGKEKNIELLLLTLHDILWPSSGWYPIPLMNLYESSHVKKAYQKARLCLHPDKLQQRSATLLQKYIAQKIFPILQEAWAAYVSQDVIISARE